Genomic DNA from Fibrobacter sp.:
AGACGACCGATGGAGAAAGCGAGGACAGGAACTGCACTGGATTCTTCGCTCAGCTCAGAATGACGGGGGCTGAGTTCAGAATGAAGGGTCTTGCCCTCGGTGCCACAAATTGCGGTCGCCTTGGCGAAGGCTTCTACGGCACTGGAGCTAGCAAATACAACTGCGTCGGCGTTTGCGACAGCCTCACGTTTCCAGTCGGGCATGGATGCTGCAGGCAGCGTTTCGTATACTACCCAGCGGGTTGCCTTCGGAAGCAAATTCAAGATGGTTTCGTCGGCAAGGTTGCCCTGGAGAAGGAGGATGCGGGATTCGCCACATTCGCCGGCGGTGCACTTTTCTGCAAGCAGTTTGCCCAAGCCTTCGCCGGTATGATCCTCGGGAACGTAGTCGCAGCGGATGCCACGTTCCAGCAACTTCTTTTCGGTAATCTTTCCGACGGATGCAATTTTCTTGCTGGCAAGAACGCGAATGTCAAGGCCAGCCTTGAAGAGAGATTCAAAGAAGGAATCAACGCCGTTGGTGCTGGTAAATGCGAGGACGTCAAAATTTGCGAGGTCTGCGAAATCAGCAACAGCCCCATCCAAAGAACCTACGCGAGGTTCGACACCACGGGTTTCGATCATGGGAGTTTCAATGACTTCAGCACCGAGAGCTGTAAGGCGAGAAGCAATTCCCCCAGCCTGCTTTGCGGCTCGAGTAATCACCAGACGCTTACCGGACAGCGGCAAATCCTTACGCCAAGCGAGAGACTTGCCCAGATCCACCACATCACCCATAATGGTAATGGCGGGCGCGGTCACGTTTTCACGGAGGATGGTCTCCCCCGCTGTTTCCAAGGTGCATGCGACCGTACGCTGATAAGGCGTAGTTCCCTTTTCAATGAATGCCAAAGGAGTCTTGGGATCCTTGCCGCATTCCATCAGGCGGCGGGCGATAAAATCCATGTTGGCAATACCCATGTAGAACACCAAGGTTCCTGGGCATTTGGCTAAAGTTGCAAAGTCGAGGCCCAGTTCTGCATCACTATGACCTTCCGCAGAACCCTTCTCGTGTCCGGTAATGATGTGCAAACTTGTTGCAATGCCACGATGGGTCACA
This window encodes:
- the cobA gene encoding uroporphyrinogen-III C-methyltransferase, which codes for MKNFGKVYLIGAGPGDPGLFTLKGKSILEKADVVVYDRLVSPAILAMSNDKAQMVDVGKMPTHHKVKQSEINKLLVKFAQENPGAVIARLKGGDPFVFGRGGEECLELVEAGIEFEVVPGVTAGISVPAYAGIPVTHRGIATSLHIITGHEKGSAEGHSDAELGLDFATLAKCPGTLVFYMGIANMDFIARRLMECGKDPKTPLAFIEKGTTPYQRTVACTLETAGETILRENVTAPAITIMGDVVDLGKSLAWRKDLPLSGKRLVITRAAKQAGGIASRLTALGAEVIETPMIETRGVEPRVGSLDGAVADFADLANFDVLAFTSTNGVDSFFESLFKAGLDIRVLASKKIASVGKITEKKLLERGIRCDYVPEDHTGEGLGKLLAEKCTAGECGESRILLLQGNLADETILNLLPKATRWVVYETLPAASMPDWKREAVANADAVVFASSSAVEAFAKATAICGTEGKTLHSELSPRHSELSEESSAVPVLAFSIGRLTTATAKKYGFDVVESEETTMDSLVKKIAEYYSV